The DNA window gatcATTTTTgatctaaaagtgaactactcctttaagtttacACTTCAATTCTGTTCATTTATCTGTTTTATAAATGCCTTTTTCAAAATCTGATTACTTATTTTTGCAGTTAATAAAAGAGGGTACCAGTGTTGATGTAATCACAGCAACCGATCCTGATAAAGAAGATGTACTTTACTATACGCTGGATCCTCCTGAGGTACAACTGTGTTCACATTACACCAAACAAAACTGTCTTTTTGGGAACTATGTTTTTGGAATTCTAAAATAGAATTATTATTCACAACTTTATTCTCTCTCAGGGAGAATTTATCCTGGAGACCAATTTCAAACCCAACTTTCTGGTGAATAAACATCTGGATTATGACCAAATTAAAAAAGTCACAATGACACTATATGCGCAGGTAAGTTTATTTGACCCAGGTTTAATCTCCAAAGTTGCTTCTTTTTGTACAAAAACTTTCATTTGATGACTTTTCAGGACACGCCGATTGGATCTACAGGCGTAGTCTCCCATACCGCCTCAACCACCGTTGTAGTCAATATCAATGACATTGACAATCGTCCACCGTGGTTCCAGCCCTGTACAGAACACAACGTTGGCACAAGCAAAGTGTGTGTAAACACTGGTTATGACGGGACTGTCAACTTAAATCAAATAGCGGTGGGTTTTCTATCCAAAGCATTCGTAGATAGAGGTCTTAAACCAAGATGTTAAACCAGTTTTATAGTTGTGGAATGGTCTTAAGTTATAGCATCAAATGAGAATTCAAGTGTTTGTTGTACACCGCAGCCAGGTCCTTTGCCCTTGAAGCCAGGTCCACTCTTTGCCATTGATGGTGACAATGGCATTAATAAGCCCATTGGGTATGCATTTCTTACAGGTGAGATATTTTATTGTCCTTGTGGATTGAAAAAAGAGCTTTTGGAAGAGTCGACAGGTTTTAATTAGTATGTTTTACATCTTCAGGAAATGAGGATGGTACATTTCAAATCAATAATGACGGGAGCATCACAATGATCAAACCAGTAACCGTTTCAGGACCGGTTGTCCTTACAGTCATGGTAAGAGAGAAAACAATTGCATTTATAAAAAGAAAACTTTTGTTTTTGAATGTTACACGCAAGCATAAGAGTTTCTTTTGATTATCAAAATGTTCTTCACTCTaagaaaaaaaatggttcttgtaGGAACTGTtcgctgaaaggttctttggggaaccaaaaatgggaTTTTTTTTGGAGTGTAATTCCTTCCTGAACCAAATGTCCTCTCTGTCTCTTTAGGCTTATCAGACAGATGACGCTGACCAGTTTGCCACGACTACAGTCATTCTGAGGGTGGTGGTATCCAGCTTGTTCCCTCCGACTTTTGTGGAGTCCAGTTATGAAGGCTTTATCTCAGAGGATGCTGGTGTGGACAGCATGGTGCTGGAGAGCAAAACGTCCAACAGACCCCTCAGAGTAAAGGCTACAGATAAAGACTTTGCTGATGTAAGAACTCAGAGACAAACATTGTGGTCTGTGCACATGTTTCATTCAACATCtagaattaatctgtaaataacaTAGAGCAGGATTAATACTAATTAGTGTAAATCAAtcagaaaatcatttttacttaCATTTTTGCATTGGTTTTATGGACATTTCAATTTATTCTTGCATAATCTGTTGCACTAAATttaatttgtttgtaaaaccatTCTTATAGAAACCATCAGGTTAAATTTAGCATAAAATATTTTTCTAGGTAAATTTTAATCTGTTAGGAACATAGAAAACACAGAACAGGATTACTGGAAATTCTTGCTTAATCTGTTGCACTGAACTGATTTGTTCATAAAACCATTCTTATAGAAAATCCTCAAATTCAGTTCAGCGTAAAATAATGTTTACATAAATTCTAATCTGTAATAAACAAAGAAAACACAGAACAGGATTAGTGAAAATTTGTGTAAATCAATTGGAAATAAGTTTTACATAAACTTTTGCATTGGTTTTATGGACATCTTCTTATAGGAATCCTCACATTCAATTCAGCGTAAAATAATTTTTACGTAAATTCTAATCTGTAAAGAACATAGAAAACAGAATAGGATTAGTGAAAATTAGTGTAAATCATAAACTTTTGCATGTTATGGACACTTCAATCCATTCTGGCATAAACTGTTGctttgaatttatttgaattgacCATTTTTATGGAAATCACCATGTTTAGTTTGGGGTAAAgtaatttttatgtaaattttaATCTGTtaagaatgtaaaaaaaacagaACACGATTAATGCAAATAAGCGTAAATCAGTCTGAAATCATTTTTACATAAACTTTTGCATTGGTTTTATGGACACTTTAGTTCATTCTGGCATAAACTGTTGCTTTGAATTGATTTGAAATTACCATTCTTATGGAAATCATCATGTTCGATTCGACGTAAAGTAATTTTTTATGTCAATTCTAATCTGTAAAGAATAAAGAAAACAGAACGGGATTAATGCAAATTAGAGTAAATCAATCAGAAATAATTTTTACATAAACTTTTGCATTGGTTTTATGGACATTTCAATTCATTCTGGCATAAACTGTTGCATTGAAttgatttgtttgtaaaaccatTCTTATAGAAATCACATTCAAATCAGCGCAaaataatttttacataaatTCTTGCATTGAATATTTTGTAAAACAATTCTGACATACATTTCTGCAGTGAATTGAATTGGTTGCGAAACTCTCACATTTTATTGAATCATTCCAAAAAACGTTCTAAGGTAGATTTGTTAAAAATTAAGCAGTTAATTAAATCTTAAAAACTATTTGGACTGTTACATAAGATTGTTCATAAAACCATTCTTACATAAATTTTTGCATTCAGTTCAATGTTTATATAGCCATTTATAAGTGTTGTAAAGTCTTAATAAAACCATTATTATTTAAATGGTCACTTGGAATTAAATAAATCATAAACCACAAAGTAAACATTGCATTCAATTCAGCGTTACAAGTTACATTAGAGTGTTTTTTAATGATTTACCCCAATGTCAAATATTTCTGCTGTTAAGCGCTGGTTTTCTTTCTTTGTAGGGGTATAATCCTAGCCTCAGATTTGAGGTTGTAGACAGCACTGACTTTACAATCACTCCAGAGGGTTTCATACTCATGGCGAAGGCGGTTTCTCCAGGAACTTTAAATTTAGAAGTAAGAACTTAATATTTTATGGATGGTTTTATGCACTTTGGACATTTGCTAATTGTTAGTATGTAATTCAAAACATTTATGACCATATTATCTAATGTGACTCAGATGAGGGTGGTTGACACAACCAATGATGAATCAAGCACCGCTACTCTTGCAGTTGAGATCACACCAGGTAAGACCAGACCAATACTGCATGCTATCAAGACACCACCTAAACATGACACGATACAATCCAAATAGGGACAATCGCTAGTGGTTAACACGGTGTGGGCTAATCATGGTGCTTTTTGGCTTTCAGCTTTCAGCCAACAGTTTGAGCTTTTCAGATAAATCCATTTTCATTTAATCAAGCCACTCAAGCCACATAAATAGTACAATGTGATTGTTTAGTCCATAAATTGAAATTCAAATTATTCACTTAAATTAGTCAACGGACCTGGTGACACAATTTTTTCTTCAGGGGTCCCCACTACTACTCCTGGCACAACTATCATGACTTCAACCattaaaacaacagaaacaaCAGATAGCACCACTAACACAAAGCTAACAGACATCACCACCGCTACAGCTACTGTCACCGCTACTGCCACCGCCACTGCCAGCGCCACCTCCACTACATCGCCCCCAGATACTGTCACAACTATGCCGCCCAGCACAGGTAGACAAGTAGACTTGCCAAATCAAAGGCCGTGCTGTgttgcatgctttttttttttttttttggaaatggcaTATCATCAAAGCACACTTAGGGTTGGGTttcgagaaccggttccaaatttcCAATAACTGGGTATTTGATAAGACACGTGCATTTCAATTCTGCTTAACAACTCCCGCGCTCGCATTTTAATAACTTGAGCACTGTTTGCGAGCACAGAGCGATATGGGTTCCCGACCGATCTCTTTTCTCAAACAGTTCCGTGCATTTCCACTGCCGAAAAGCTTGTTCAGACCCGGAAAtgacttctctttcacatttattgacccttatgcataaaatacagtcaagcctgaaattattcatacccctgacaaattctgacttttatttaactagcaagttttttttgaccggaaatgactcaGGCTTCCCCCAAaagataagacaatgtacaagaggcatcattgtgggagaAAATGTTACTCATCTATTATTCATATTTGAACGGTgttgagggcgctctggaggcgtgGACACTCAAGGGCactctggaggcgcggacacttGAAAGCACTCTGGAGGCTCGGATacttgagggcgctctggaggcgtgGACACTTGAAAGCACTCTGGAGGCTCGGATACTTGAGGGCGCCCTGGAGGCGCAGACAtttgagggcgctctggaggcacGGACACTTGGGGGCTGGGCGAGACCAGTTGAGACTCTGGACGAGCGGGCTCTGAGTGAGCGGtcacttgagggcgctctggaggcccGGACACTTGAGGGCTGGGCgagaccagtggagactctgggtGAGTGGTCACTTGAGGGtgctctggaggcgcggacacttGAGGGCTGGGCGAGAGTAGTGGAGACTCTGGACGAGCGGGCTCTGGGTGAGTGGTCACTTGAGGGtgctctggaggcgcggacacttGAGGGCTGGGCCAGACCAGTGGAGACTGGAGAGCAGGGCCAGACCAGTGGAGACTGGAGAGCTGGGCCAGACCA is part of the Garra rufa chromosome 25, GarRuf1.0, whole genome shotgun sequence genome and encodes:
- the cdhr5b gene encoding cadherin-related family member 5 isoform X1, which encodes MGFRSKGYAAVFVLLGVFALSNYSEAQNLCSTVSGVPIFVMSENNTIGDVVTTLNAQDGVTATITRQNPAGLFSLSGYSLIADTVLDFETFVKTHEVDIECTKPGSLTTTLNLNIAVTDINDNAPVFAQSQYTLNVDELIKEGTSVDVITATDPDKEDVLYYTLDPPEGEFILETNFKPNFLVNKHLDYDQIKKVTMTLYAQDTPIGSTGVVSHTASTTVVVNINDIDNRPPWFQPCTEHNVGTSKVCVNTGYDGTVNLNQIAPGPLPLKPGPLFAIDGDNGINKPIGYAFLTGNEDGTFQINNDGSITMIKPVTVSGPVVLTVMAYQTDDADQFATTTVILRVVVSSLFPPTFVESSYEGFISEDAGVDSMVLESKTSNRPLRVKATDKDFADGYNPSLRFEVVDSTDFTITPEGFILMAKAVSPGTLNLEMRVVDTTNDESSTATLAVEITPGVPTTTPGTTIMTSTIKTTETTDSTTNTKLTDITTATATVTATATATASATSTTSPPDTVTTMPPSTGGSQVNTGEFSSTDMAALGASLAVVIVLCLVCIGLMIHRIKGHNSDWKKISEVGVFRSKIDGGSKEGVQYSNEAFQHDGDSGSVNNLATDLENKLESGLKPLEKATTSAILPTTSSTPPDSTSLASSENSDGEKEVKPILTKERRNEEGYKAVWFKQDIDPNKEEVVIIPDAGEADGDHEEDDDTEDEDNLRTDMDSDDEEGMTSDL